A window of the Bradyrhizobium diazoefficiens genome harbors these coding sequences:
- a CDS encoding DUF1259 domain-containing protein, which produces MRLRTICHAAFLLAAVLGPASFAAQFVSPAQAEDVNWQAIDQTLGRKAAVSDDVHRYGFPRSDLSVTLDGVAIKPALALGGWVAFKPAHGGAMVMGDLVLLETEINPVMAKMIASGLEITAVHNHLLRASPATFYMHVAGHGDPVKLASAIHDGLAESKTPLTVAAPANPPPAVDLDTAKLDQIIGAKGQANGGVYQFNVKRRDPITQEGMPLTPVGPMGVAIGINFQPTGNGKAAITGDFVLSGDEVNPVITALLANGIEVTALHSHMLDEQPRLFFMHFWANDDAIKLAKGLRSALDKTASAKG; this is translated from the coding sequence ATGCGACTACGAACAATCTGTCACGCAGCCTTCCTGCTGGCTGCAGTCCTGGGCCCAGCATCCTTCGCCGCGCAATTCGTCTCGCCGGCCCAGGCGGAAGACGTCAATTGGCAGGCGATCGACCAAACGCTCGGCCGCAAGGCCGCCGTCTCGGATGATGTCCACCGATACGGTTTTCCTCGCAGCGATCTCTCCGTGACCCTGGACGGGGTCGCGATCAAGCCAGCGCTGGCCCTCGGCGGCTGGGTGGCGTTCAAGCCTGCCCATGGCGGCGCCATGGTCATGGGCGACCTCGTGCTGCTCGAGACCGAGATCAATCCTGTGATGGCGAAGATGATCGCTAGCGGTCTCGAGATCACGGCCGTGCATAATCATCTGCTGCGTGCGAGCCCGGCGACGTTCTACATGCACGTCGCGGGACACGGGGACCCCGTCAAGCTGGCCTCTGCGATCCACGATGGGCTCGCCGAAAGCAAGACTCCGCTGACCGTCGCCGCACCGGCCAACCCGCCGCCCGCGGTCGATCTCGACACCGCCAAGCTCGACCAGATCATCGGCGCGAAGGGACAGGCCAATGGCGGCGTCTACCAATTCAACGTCAAGCGTCGCGATCCGATCACACAGGAGGGTATGCCGCTCACGCCCGTCGGGCCGATGGGCGTCGCGATCGGCATCAACTTCCAGCCAACCGGCAACGGCAAGGCCGCCATCACCGGCGACTTCGTTCTGTCGGGCGACGAGGTGAACCCGGTGATTACGGCGCTGCTGGCGAATGGCATCGAGGTGACGGCACTGCACAGCCACATGCTGGACGAGCAGCCGCGGCTGTTCTTCATGCACTTCTGGGCCAATGACGATGCGATCAAGCTCGCCAAGGGCCTGCGGTCCGCGCTCGACAAGACTGCGAGCGCGAAAGGCTAA
- a CDS encoding response regulator transcription factor, whose amino-acid sequence MSAPSAPSLISVLDDDPYVRAAIDNLLASRGYVVHTFASAEAFLGSTDLNGASCVIADVQMPVMGGIDLLTQMRTQGSATPFIFMTAFPDENVRARALGAGALCFLGKPFATSELMRCLEMALSGRGDAPA is encoded by the coding sequence TTGTCAGCACCTTCAGCGCCTTCATTGATTTCTGTGCTCGACGATGATCCCTATGTGCGGGCCGCGATCGACAATCTTCTCGCGTCGCGCGGATACGTCGTCCACACATTTGCCTCGGCCGAAGCGTTCCTGGGCTCGACCGATCTGAACGGCGCCAGCTGCGTGATTGCGGATGTGCAGATGCCGGTCATGGGCGGGATCGATCTGTTAACGCAGATGCGAACCCAGGGCTCGGCCACGCCGTTCATATTCATGACGGCGTTTCCGGATGAGAACGTACGCGCACGTGCGCTGGGGGCCGGTGCACTCTGCTTCCTTGGCAAGCCGTTCGCCACCTCGGAGCTGATGCGATGCCTTGAGATGGCCCTGAGTGGGCGGGGGGACGCCCCGGCGTGA
- a CDS encoding CbtB domain-containing protein, protein MSQSQLANAQITLPVAAGQVGRLSQALMAIVLGVFVIGMVGFSHIDVVHNSAHDVRHSNAFPCH, encoded by the coding sequence ATGAGCCAGTCCCAGCTCGCCAACGCCCAAATCACGCTTCCGGTCGCCGCCGGGCAGGTGGGACGGCTGTCGCAGGCTCTGATGGCCATAGTGCTCGGCGTGTTCGTCATCGGCATGGTCGGCTTCTCCCACATCGACGTCGTCCACAACTCGGCCCACGACGTACGCCACTCGAACGCTTTCCCTTGCCACTAA
- a CDS encoding adenylate/guanylate cyclase domain-containing protein translates to MPLFNQSIRRKIVGIALGLIVLMLVTSILSMVMSSKVGVLLDELTNRYIPAYGHLARANIRSLERALALRRMVMTRMQSPSDEEAYTARLHEFEDVDRKIEEEAEGARTLINAIIDDPRTPSDNATLARIETRIETAVSELRRDMNEDHAKLLKQVDARQMDNARGTLEHLDVLRDNFNQKIDAIRADMLKQVFFSTSQVIGHQRQAIIISGIVTILAAVVGFAFALLVSSGITRPVRLLLAGAREVEAGRFDKSIAVSTQDEIGELAAAFNRMIEQLRHNERIRETFGRYIDPKVVQGLIDRPEVAIDGQRRVMTIMFSDMSGFTSMSEGMTPRGLVKVMNHYFTVMSAPIRNNRGVIDKYIGDAIMSYWGPPFVEEDEQALLAGLSAIDMADQVPALQKQLPDLLGIRAMPVQCDLRIGIATGEVLTGSIGSELMMSFTVMGDAVNLASRLEAVNKLYGTRILISQATAEAIGARLEFREIDRLAVVGQSVPQPVFEVMGRAGALAEPQESLRAHYAEGLAAYRGCRFDDARMAFNAALERCPGDGPSRTMLARIARFETNPPAADWDGAWRLDSK, encoded by the coding sequence ATGCCGCTTTTCAACCAGTCGATCCGGCGCAAGATCGTCGGCATCGCCCTCGGATTGATCGTCCTGATGCTCGTCACCTCGATCCTGTCGATGGTGATGTCGAGCAAGGTCGGCGTCCTCCTGGATGAGCTGACCAACCGTTATATTCCCGCCTACGGGCACTTGGCGCGCGCCAATATCCGCTCGCTGGAGCGGGCGCTGGCACTGCGGCGCATGGTCATGACCAGGATGCAGTCGCCCTCGGATGAGGAGGCCTATACGGCGCGCCTGCACGAGTTCGAGGACGTCGACCGCAAGATCGAGGAGGAGGCCGAGGGCGCACGCACGCTGATCAACGCGATCATCGACGATCCCCGGACGCCGTCCGACAACGCCACGCTCGCGCGGATCGAAACCCGCATCGAGACCGCCGTCTCAGAGCTGCGCCGTGACATGAACGAGGACCATGCAAAACTCCTCAAGCAGGTCGACGCCAGGCAGATGGACAACGCCCGCGGCACGCTGGAGCATCTCGATGTTCTCCGTGACAATTTCAACCAGAAGATCGACGCGATCCGCGCCGACATGCTCAAGCAGGTCTTCTTCTCAACGTCGCAGGTGATCGGTCACCAGCGCCAGGCCATCATCATCTCCGGCATCGTCACGATCCTTGCGGCGGTGGTCGGATTTGCCTTCGCGCTGCTGGTCAGTAGCGGCATCACCCGCCCGGTGCGGTTGCTGCTGGCCGGGGCCCGCGAAGTCGAGGCAGGTCGCTTCGACAAGAGCATCGCCGTCTCGACCCAAGACGAGATCGGCGAGCTCGCGGCCGCCTTCAACCGCATGATCGAGCAGTTGCGCCACAACGAGCGCATCCGCGAGACCTTCGGCCGCTATATTGATCCCAAGGTGGTGCAGGGCCTGATCGACCGGCCCGAGGTCGCAATCGACGGCCAGCGCCGGGTGATGACCATCATGTTCTCCGACATGAGCGGCTTCACCTCGATGAGCGAGGGTATGACCCCGCGCGGCCTCGTCAAGGTGATGAACCACTATTTCACGGTGATGTCCGCTCCGATCCGGAACAACCGCGGCGTGATCGACAAATATATCGGCGACGCCATCATGTCCTATTGGGGCCCGCCCTTCGTCGAGGAGGACGAGCAGGCGCTGCTCGCAGGCCTGTCCGCCATCGACATGGCCGACCAGGTGCCGGCGCTGCAGAAGCAATTGCCGGATCTGCTCGGCATCCGCGCCATGCCCGTGCAGTGCGATCTCCGTATCGGCATTGCCACCGGCGAGGTCCTGACCGGCAGCATCGGCTCCGAGCTGATGATGAGCTTTACGGTGATGGGCGACGCCGTGAACCTTGCCTCGCGTCTGGAGGCCGTCAACAAGCTCTACGGTACCCGCATCCTGATCTCGCAGGCCACCGCCGAGGCGATCGGAGCGCGCCTCGAATTCCGCGAGATCGATCGTCTCGCGGTGGTCGGCCAGAGCGTGCCGCAGCCGGTGTTCGAGGTGATGGGACGGGCAGGCGCGCTCGCGGAGCCGCAGGAGAGCCTGCGCGCGCACTATGCGGAAGGCCTTGCCGCCTATCGCGGGTGCCGCTTCGACGACGCACGCATGGCGTTCAACGCGGCGCTGGAGCGCTGCCCCGGCGACGGGCCGTCACGCACAATGCTCGCCCGCATCGCGCGGTTCGAGACCAATCCGCCGGCAGCCGATTGGGACGGCGCCTGGCGATTGGACAGCAAATAG
- a CDS encoding CbtA family protein, which produces MSTFRAIVFASVIAGFIVGLIVTVVQQFGTVPLILKAEGFEKAAEMHQHEAPATAQPAAAGHDPADHDHAAHDHGDHGAGDHDHGAGAWEPRDGFERNAYTAAANILTAIGFALLLAGFFAVRSGATGASVSWHEGLLWGLAGFAVFTLAPGLGLPPELPGVPVAPLLSRQIWWLAAVLATAGGLALIAFRRSVPAAIAGVILLTLPHLIGAPELANIETNVPSSLTHQFVTAVTVTSLVFWTLLGGLTSAVFARFDRGTNQRA; this is translated from the coding sequence ATGAGCACATTTCGCGCGATCGTCTTCGCGTCGGTCATTGCCGGTTTCATCGTCGGTCTCATCGTCACTGTCGTCCAGCAGTTCGGCACCGTCCCCCTGATTCTGAAGGCGGAAGGCTTCGAGAAGGCGGCGGAGATGCACCAGCATGAGGCGCCGGCCACGGCGCAGCCGGCAGCAGCCGGGCATGACCCCGCAGACCATGACCATGCCGCCCACGATCACGGCGACCATGGCGCCGGCGACCACGACCATGGCGCCGGGGCTTGGGAGCCGCGCGATGGTTTTGAGCGCAACGCCTATACCGCCGCCGCCAATATCCTGACCGCGATCGGCTTCGCATTGCTCTTGGCCGGCTTCTTCGCCGTGCGCAGCGGCGCCACCGGGGCGAGCGTGTCCTGGCACGAAGGCCTGCTGTGGGGGCTGGCGGGCTTTGCCGTCTTTACGCTTGCGCCCGGCCTCGGCCTGCCGCCGGAGCTGCCCGGCGTGCCTGTCGCGCCGCTGCTGTCGCGGCAGATCTGGTGGCTGGCCGCGGTGCTGGCGACGGCAGGAGGGCTCGCCTTGATCGCCTTCCGTCGCTCGGTGCCGGCCGCGATCGCCGGCGTGATCCTGCTGACACTGCCGCATCTGATCGGCGCGCCGGAGCTCGCCAACATCGAGACCAACGTGCCGTCGTCGCTGACGCATCAGTTCGTCACCGCGGTGACGGTGACGAGCCTGGTGTTTTGGACCTTGCTCGGCGGTCTGACCAGCGCGGTATTCGCGCGCTTCGACCGCGGCACAAACCAGCGCGCTTGA
- a CDS encoding tripartite tricarboxylate transporter substrate binding protein BugD produces MKKAAWAGLIGILALTGVARADDYPSHPITIIVPFAAGGPSDAMARVLAERMRVSLGQPLVIENVTGAGGSIGVGRAVHAAPDGYTISFGHLGTHVANGAVYKLNYDLVADLEPVVLLPSNPMIVVSKNAVPATSLKELLAWLKSRPSPPTAGTAGAGSGSHIAGVYFESVSGIKLQFVPYRGTAPALNDLIAGQIDVIVDQTSNSINQVRAGTIRAYAITDDKRLASAPDIPTADEAGLKGFHMTLWSGMWVPKGTPKEIVTKLNAAAVEALNDPGVKKQLESQGLEITPQDQLTPEALGTRQKAEIAKWWPIIKAANIKVE; encoded by the coding sequence ATGAAGAAGGCCGCCTGGGCCGGGCTGATCGGCATTCTCGCTCTCACCGGCGTCGCGCGCGCCGACGATTATCCGTCGCATCCCATCACCATCATCGTTCCGTTTGCGGCGGGTGGCCCGTCGGATGCGATGGCGCGCGTCCTCGCCGAACGGATGCGGGTCTCGCTCGGTCAGCCCCTGGTGATCGAGAATGTCACCGGTGCGGGCGGCTCGATCGGGGTCGGGCGTGCCGTGCATGCGGCGCCGGATGGTTACACCATCTCCTTCGGCCATCTCGGCACCCACGTCGCCAACGGCGCGGTCTACAAGCTCAATTACGATCTCGTCGCCGATCTCGAGCCGGTGGTGCTGCTGCCGAGCAATCCGATGATCGTGGTCAGCAAGAACGCGGTACCCGCGACCTCGCTGAAGGAGCTGCTGGCGTGGCTGAAATCGCGGCCGTCGCCTCCGACCGCCGGCACCGCAGGCGCAGGCTCCGGCAGCCACATTGCCGGCGTCTATTTTGAGAGCGTCTCGGGCATCAAGCTGCAATTCGTGCCGTATCGCGGCACCGCGCCCGCGCTGAACGATTTGATCGCCGGCCAGATCGACGTCATTGTCGACCAGACCTCCAACTCCATCAACCAGGTCCGCGCCGGCACCATCCGCGCCTACGCCATCACCGACGACAAGCGCCTCGCCTCGGCGCCCGACATCCCGACCGCGGATGAAGCGGGCCTGAAGGGCTTCCACATGACGCTGTGGTCGGGAATGTGGGTGCCGAAGGGCACGCCGAAAGAGATCGTGACCAAGCTCAACGCGGCTGCCGTCGAGGCGCTGAACGATCCCGGCGTGAAGAAGCAGCTTGAAAGCCAGGGCCTGGAGATCACGCCGCAGGATCAGCTCACCCCCGAGGCCCTCGGCACCCGCCAGAAAGCCGAGATCGCGAAGTGGTGGCCGATCATCAAGGCGGCGAACATCAAGGTAGAGTGA
- a CDS encoding lytic transglycosylase domain-containing protein, with product MNQCLRSLACLVAVASLALLPTELAAKGKSSAPKKTHEAKAGKQRHAAAGKHGKHAEAKRKSKKQDEEPADKPATPPLTGDLAALKDAIDLARKGKTDDAAAVRDRIADPAGQKLADWFMLRHSESTANFKCYAAFLAANPDWPSAALLRRRAEARLWQEKTDAATVHAFTMDRPTSAKGNFALARVLIAEGDSERAARLVREAWRSEELSERSEADSYEAFHDLLRAEDHRARMDKRLGAKDYAGARRAAKRLGEDALAIVKACAAVNGKENKAKDYLDDVSADERRDLGYVLCRAQWHIQKDRIDDAAEVILAAAPDTMAAQDTDAWWRERRLLARKLLDQGKSRTAYDVVRAAAVPAMEVYRVDYHFMCGWIALRYLDDPKTALMHFAAIDEGSANPIALSRGHYWRGRAAEAMGAVADARMSYRAAARYPTAYYGQLARARLGLEGIELRAPSPVLASADTPPTDERVRAADMLYGIGERDTVYYYAEDFSKESTDVAALEALGELAGRRNDARVMLEVGKSALARGLALDHYAFPTIGIPEHKQVAPAIETSVIYSVARTESSFNQRDKSAANAVGLMQVTPEAGRDTAKRFGVTYDWDRMVSDPVYNTQMGAAELSALLSEYRGNQIMTFAGYNAGRGRVREWVQAHGDPRDPKIDPVDWVERIPLSETRNYVQRVMENVLVYRSRFEASGAVAGKTDQRVVTQDANVAPRAAATPASFRGAN from the coding sequence ATGAACCAGTGCCTACGCTCGCTCGCGTGCCTCGTTGCCGTGGCCTCACTGGCGCTCCTTCCGACGGAGTTGGCAGCGAAGGGCAAATCATCAGCGCCGAAGAAAACGCATGAGGCCAAAGCGGGCAAGCAGCGCCATGCTGCGGCCGGCAAGCACGGCAAACATGCCGAGGCCAAGCGCAAGTCGAAGAAGCAGGACGAGGAGCCCGCGGACAAGCCCGCAACCCCGCCGCTGACGGGCGACCTCGCCGCGCTGAAGGACGCCATCGACCTCGCGCGCAAGGGCAAGACCGACGACGCCGCTGCCGTGCGCGACCGCATTGCCGATCCCGCCGGCCAGAAGCTCGCCGACTGGTTCATGCTTCGCCATTCCGAGAGCACCGCGAATTTCAAGTGCTACGCCGCCTTCCTCGCCGCCAATCCGGATTGGCCGAGCGCCGCGCTATTGCGCCGGCGTGCCGAGGCGCGGCTGTGGCAGGAGAAGACCGACGCGGCCACCGTGCACGCCTTCACGATGGACCGGCCGACCAGCGCCAAAGGCAATTTCGCGCTCGCCCGCGTGCTGATCGCCGAAGGCGACAGCGAGCGGGCCGCGCGTCTGGTCCGCGAGGCCTGGCGCTCTGAGGAGCTGTCGGAGCGTAGCGAGGCGGATTCATACGAAGCCTTTCACGATCTTCTGCGTGCCGAGGATCATCGCGCCCGCATGGATAAGCGCCTCGGCGCCAAGGACTACGCCGGCGCAAGGCGCGCGGCCAAGCGGCTCGGCGAAGACGCGCTCGCGATCGTCAAGGCCTGCGCGGCGGTCAACGGCAAGGAGAACAAGGCCAAGGATTATCTTGATGACGTGTCGGCTGATGAGCGTCGCGATCTCGGCTATGTGCTGTGCCGCGCGCAATGGCATATCCAGAAGGACCGCATCGACGATGCGGCTGAGGTGATCCTCGCTGCCGCGCCCGACACCATGGCGGCGCAGGATACCGATGCCTGGTGGCGCGAGCGCCGCCTGCTGGCGCGAAAACTGCTCGACCAGGGCAAGTCCAGGACCGCTTATGACGTGGTGCGTGCGGCCGCGGTGCCGGCAATGGAAGTCTATCGCGTCGACTATCATTTCATGTGCGGCTGGATCGCGCTGCGCTATCTCGACGATCCCAAAACCGCATTGATGCACTTCGCGGCGATCGACGAGGGCTCGGCCAATCCGATCGCGCTGTCGCGGGGCCATTACTGGCGCGGCCGTGCGGCCGAGGCGATGGGCGCAGTCGCCGACGCACGCATGAGCTACAGGGCCGCGGCGCGCTATCCGACCGCCTATTACGGCCAGCTTGCCCGTGCGCGACTTGGCCTCGAGGGAATCGAGCTGCGCGCGCCCTCGCCCGTGCTGGCCTCCGCCGACACGCCGCCCACGGACGAACGCGTGCGCGCCGCCGACATGCTCTACGGCATCGGCGAGCGCGACACGGTATATTACTATGCCGAGGATTTTTCCAAGGAGAGCACAGATGTGGCCGCGCTCGAAGCGCTCGGCGAGCTCGCTGGCCGACGCAACGACGCACGCGTCATGTTGGAGGTCGGCAAGTCGGCGCTGGCGCGCGGGCTCGCGCTCGACCATTACGCCTTCCCGACCATCGGCATCCCCGAGCACAAGCAGGTTGCGCCCGCGATCGAGACCAGCGTGATCTATTCGGTGGCGCGCACCGAGAGCTCGTTCAATCAGCGCGACAAGTCGGCCGCCAATGCGGTCGGCTTGATGCAGGTGACGCCGGAAGCCGGCCGCGACACCGCAAAGCGCTTCGGCGTGACCTATGACTGGGACAGGATGGTCTCCGATCCCGTCTACAACACACAGATGGGCGCAGCCGAGCTCAGCGCGCTTCTCTCGGAATACCGCGGCAACCAGATCATGACCTTCGCCGGCTACAATGCCGGCCGCGGCCGCGTGCGGGAATGGGTGCAGGCGCACGGCGACCCGCGCGACCCCAAGATCGATCCCGTCGACTGGGTCGAGCGCATCCCGCTGTCGGAGACGCGCAACTACGTCCAGCGTGTGATGGAGAACGTGCTGGTCTATCGCTCAAGGTTCGAGGCCAGCGGCGCGGTGGCCGGCAAGACCGACCAGCGCGTGGTGACGCAGGATGCGAATGTCGCGCCGCGCGCCGCCGCGACGCCCGCGAGCTTCAGGGGCGCGAATTGA
- a CDS encoding phage terminase large subunit family protein: MGMLDPGRFLVSCSHCEAWPMAANVKRTNWSAQPHEVRFVCPRCRREETAIVSASGQLLPIKRVDIPPHEATAAWAQAQRPRGRT, encoded by the coding sequence ATGGGTATGCTCGATCCCGGCCGGTTTCTGGTGTCGTGCTCGCATTGCGAGGCTTGGCCGATGGCGGCCAATGTCAAACGTACGAACTGGTCGGCACAGCCGCACGAGGTCCGCTTCGTCTGCCCGCGCTGCCGCCGCGAGGAGACCGCGATCGTCTCTGCGTCCGGGCAGCTGTTACCGATCAAGCGCGTCGACATTCCCCCGCACGAGGCGACCGCGGCCTGGGCCCAGGCCCAACGCCCGCGCGGGCGCACTTAG
- a CDS encoding response regulator transcription factor: MTERPAPSPPDEPIVLVVDDDPSVRRALVNLFESVGLRVAAFGSAPEILQSKPPEVPSCLVLDIRLPGLSGLDLQADLAKANIHTPIIFITGHGDIPMTVRAMKSGAVDFLTKPVRDQDMLDAVQAAIQRDRKRREIEKTVSNVRSRFESLTPRERDVLSLVASGKMNKNVAAELGLAEITVKIYRGQIMRKMGAKSLAELVKMNEALAIQRATRDEQT; the protein is encoded by the coding sequence GTGACGGAGCGCCCCGCGCCCTCCCCGCCGGACGAGCCGATCGTCCTGGTCGTCGACGATGACCCGTCGGTGCGCCGGGCGCTTGTCAATCTCTTCGAATCGGTCGGCCTCAGGGTCGCTGCATTCGGCTCGGCGCCGGAGATCCTGCAAAGCAAGCCGCCTGAGGTCCCCAGCTGTCTGGTGCTCGATATCCGCCTGCCGGGACTGAGCGGCCTCGACCTGCAGGCCGATCTTGCCAAGGCAAACATCCACACGCCCATCATCTTCATCACCGGCCATGGCGATATTCCCATGACCGTCCGGGCCATGAAGAGTGGCGCGGTCGACTTCCTGACCAAGCCGGTGCGCGACCAAGACATGCTGGACGCAGTCCAGGCCGCGATCCAGCGCGACCGCAAGCGCCGCGAGATCGAGAAAACGGTATCGAACGTCAGGTCCCGCTTCGAATCCCTGACCCCGCGGGAACGGGACGTCCTGTCGCTGGTCGCGTCCGGCAAGATGAACAAGAACGTGGCCGCCGAGCTGGGGTTGGCTGAAATCACTGTCAAGATCTATCGCGGCCAGATCATGCGGAAGATGGGTGCCAAGTCGCTCGCCGAGCTGGTCAAAATGAACGAGGCGCTCGCGATTCAGCGCGCCACGCGGGACGAACAAACCTAA
- a CDS encoding PAS domain S-box protein, which translates to MKPGQIAKTWKFAAQFVFGCAVLALVTTAGFFLQIGLAATAFCYLVVILLFALTDSFLASGLLTLLAVAALAYFSAPPLLDFRISDPQDRLVIAPFILACLIGSGLIQQARSERRVGPAKPSRESSDVGLREAVKQWQQVFEHNPVMYFMVDPAGTVVNVNTFGAAQLGYTAAELIGQSVLGVFFEEDRDFVAHCVALCLETVGQSHTWEIRKVRKDGSVLWVRENAKAMPQGDGKQIVLVACENITERKEAENALRQSEAYLAQAQELSHTGSFGWKAATGEITWSKETYRIFQCDEAEKPTIPFMLQRIHPDDRLAVQRTTGRAMRDGRDYDHEYRLVMPDGAVKYVRAVARATRDANGGLEFVGSVSDVTPAKEAERQLRESEQRFRDHAETASDWFWETGPDHRVTRVSEHRETAGMAPSGVVGLTRWDIAPDAALQPEKWQQHRAALDAHAPFRDLVYRSRERDGQPIYVRTSGKPFFDANGNFLGYRGVCTDVTATIRANQAEEALRKAQIELAHVTRVTMLGELTASIAHELNQPLAAVMANADACIGWLQRSPPDLKGARRSVEWIIEDGNRASEVIRHVRALAKRTDVEMVPLDLNRVIREAVALVQREMATHAVSVRMELRSVLPNVFGDRIQLQQVLINLIMNGIEAMEGVTDRPRELVICSGPDNNGSVLLSVTDRGVGISADAIDRMFTPFFTTKSSGLGMGLSICRSIVEAHGGRLSASSNEGRGATFQIALPLYQENAS; encoded by the coding sequence ATGAAGCCTGGCCAGATTGCAAAGACATGGAAGTTTGCCGCGCAATTCGTCTTCGGTTGCGCTGTGCTGGCGCTGGTGACCACGGCCGGTTTCTTCCTCCAGATCGGGCTCGCCGCGACCGCGTTCTGCTATCTCGTGGTGATCCTGCTGTTCGCACTCACGGACAGCTTCCTGGCCTCCGGCCTCCTCACTCTCCTCGCCGTTGCTGCGCTCGCCTATTTCTCGGCGCCGCCGCTCCTTGATTTCCGCATCTCCGATCCGCAGGATCGCCTGGTCATCGCTCCCTTCATCCTCGCATGCCTGATCGGATCGGGGTTGATCCAGCAGGCCCGCAGCGAACGGCGAGTTGGCCCCGCCAAGCCGAGCCGTGAATCCAGCGATGTCGGTTTGCGCGAGGCTGTGAAGCAATGGCAGCAGGTCTTCGAGCACAACCCGGTCATGTATTTCATGGTTGATCCTGCCGGGACCGTGGTGAACGTGAACACGTTCGGCGCCGCGCAACTGGGCTATACGGCAGCGGAGCTGATCGGCCAATCGGTGCTGGGCGTGTTCTTCGAGGAAGACCGCGACTTCGTCGCCCATTGCGTTGCGCTCTGCCTCGAGACCGTCGGGCAGTCTCACACCTGGGAAATCCGGAAGGTGCGCAAGGACGGCTCGGTTCTGTGGGTCCGCGAGAACGCCAAGGCCATGCCGCAAGGCGATGGCAAGCAGATCGTGCTGGTCGCCTGCGAGAACATCACCGAGCGCAAGGAAGCGGAGAATGCGCTGCGACAGAGCGAGGCTTACCTCGCCCAGGCGCAGGAATTGAGCCACACCGGCAGCTTCGGCTGGAAGGCCGCGACCGGCGAGATTACCTGGTCGAAGGAGACGTATCGCATCTTCCAATGCGACGAGGCTGAGAAGCCGACGATCCCATTCATGCTCCAGCGTATCCATCCGGACGACAGGCTCGCGGTGCAGCGAACCACAGGGCGCGCGATGCGCGATGGTCGCGATTACGATCACGAATACCGGCTCGTGATGCCGGACGGCGCCGTAAAGTATGTTCGTGCGGTGGCCCGCGCCACGCGAGACGCCAATGGTGGCCTCGAGTTCGTTGGCTCGGTGAGCGACGTCACTCCGGCGAAGGAGGCGGAACGACAACTCCGCGAAAGCGAGCAACGCTTCCGCGACCACGCCGAAACGGCGTCCGACTGGTTCTGGGAGACCGGTCCCGACCATCGCGTCACCCGCGTCTCCGAACATCGTGAAACCGCCGGCATGGCCCCTTCCGGAGTGGTCGGGCTCACACGTTGGGACATTGCTCCCGATGCGGCGCTGCAACCGGAGAAGTGGCAACAGCATCGGGCGGCACTCGACGCGCACGCTCCGTTTCGCGACCTTGTGTACCGGAGCAGGGAGCGGGACGGACAGCCGATCTACGTTCGCACCAGCGGCAAACCGTTCTTCGACGCCAACGGCAATTTCCTCGGCTATCGTGGCGTCTGCACCGATGTGACCGCGACCATCCGGGCCAATCAGGCCGAAGAGGCACTGCGCAAGGCACAGATCGAGCTGGCCCATGTGACACGCGTAACGATGCTCGGCGAGCTGACCGCCTCGATTGCTCACGAGCTCAATCAGCCCCTCGCCGCTGTGATGGCCAACGCCGACGCGTGCATCGGCTGGCTGCAGCGCAGTCCCCCCGATCTGAAAGGGGCACGCCGCTCGGTGGAGTGGATCATCGAGGATGGAAACCGTGCCAGCGAGGTGATCCGTCACGTCCGGGCCCTCGCCAAGAGAACCGACGTCGAGATGGTCCCGCTCGACCTCAACCGGGTCATTCGCGAGGCGGTCGCGCTCGTTCAGCGCGAGATGGCCACCCACGCCGTATCGGTGCGAATGGAGTTGAGATCAGTGCTGCCCAACGTTTTCGGCGACCGAATCCAGTTACAGCAGGTGCTGATCAACCTGATCATGAATGGGATCGAAGCGATGGAAGGCGTTACGGACCGCCCGCGCGAGCTGGTGATCTGCTCCGGTCCGGACAACAACGGATCGGTGCTGCTGAGCGTGACGGACCGCGGCGTCGGTATTTCTGCCGATGCGATTGATCGCATGTTCACACCGTTCTTCACCACCAAATCCAGCGGCCTGGGCATGGGGCTCTCGATCTGCCGATCCATCGTCGAGGCCCACGGCGGACGACTTTCGGCCTCGTCCAATGAGGGCCGGGGCGCGACGTTTCAGATCGCCCTGCCCTTGTATCAGGAGAACGCGTCGTGA